One Luteibacter aegosomaticola genomic window carries:
- a CDS encoding DUF1501 domain-containing protein translates to MDRRQFLFALAATVPALTLGGKVFAAPASSPRFLLVFLRGGYDANNLLVPYSSDFYYESRPSIALAKPTAGDPKSVRALDANWALAPAVAQTMGPLWDKKQLAFIPFAGTDDLSRSHFETQDNIESGEGSDARNYASGFMGRLSGVLRGVPPIAFTDALPLSFRGTGDVPNVSLKGAGKAVFDDRQSKILASMYEGTSLQAAATDGLQLRQQVAQDLQTEMVAASRGAVNARGFAQQGQRMATLMKDKFRLGFVDVGGWDTHVNQGGADGQLANNLDNLSQGLAAFADGLGDAEWNNTVVVVVSEFGRTFRENGNKGTDHGHGTTYWVLGGKVNGGHIAGSQVAVNAGSLLQNRDYPVLNNYRDVLGGLMKRMYGLSDADVGTVFPAAKPRDLQLV, encoded by the coding sequence ATGGACCGCCGCCAGTTTCTCTTCGCGCTTGCCGCCACGGTGCCTGCCCTTACCCTGGGCGGCAAAGTATTCGCCGCGCCCGCCAGTTCACCGCGCTTCCTGCTCGTTTTCCTCCGCGGCGGCTACGACGCCAATAACCTGCTGGTGCCGTACTCAAGCGATTTCTACTACGAATCACGGCCCAGCATCGCCCTGGCGAAGCCAACCGCCGGCGACCCGAAATCCGTGCGCGCGCTGGATGCGAACTGGGCGCTCGCGCCCGCCGTGGCGCAGACCATGGGCCCGCTGTGGGACAAGAAGCAACTCGCCTTCATCCCGTTCGCTGGCACTGACGACCTCTCGCGCAGCCACTTCGAAACGCAGGACAACATCGAATCCGGCGAAGGCAGCGATGCGCGCAACTACGCCTCCGGCTTCATGGGCCGCCTGAGCGGCGTGCTGCGCGGCGTGCCGCCCATCGCGTTCACAGATGCGCTACCGCTGTCGTTCCGCGGTACCGGCGATGTGCCCAATGTGTCGCTGAAGGGCGCGGGCAAGGCGGTCTTCGATGATCGCCAGTCAAAGATCCTGGCCAGCATGTATGAGGGGACCTCCCTGCAGGCTGCTGCTACGGATGGCCTGCAACTGCGCCAGCAAGTCGCCCAGGACCTGCAGACCGAAATGGTCGCCGCCAGCCGCGGTGCCGTGAACGCACGCGGTTTCGCCCAGCAGGGCCAGCGGATGGCGACGCTCATGAAGGACAAGTTCCGCCTGGGCTTTGTCGATGTGGGTGGCTGGGATACGCACGTGAACCAGGGCGGTGCCGATGGCCAACTTGCCAATAACCTCGACAACCTTTCCCAGGGCCTCGCAGCGTTCGCCGACGGGCTGGGCGACGCCGAGTGGAACAACACGGTGGTGGTGGTCGTGTCCGAGTTCGGCCGCACCTTCCGCGAGAACGGCAACAAGGGCACGGACCACGGGCATGGCACGACGTACTGGGTGCTGGGCGGCAAGGTCAACGGCGGGCACATCGCCGGTAGCCAGGTGGCGGTCAACGCGGGCAGCCTGCTGCAGAATCGTGATTATCCGGTGCTCAACAATTACCGGGATGTGCTTGGTGGGTTGATGAAGCGGATGTATGGGCTTTCGGATGCGGATGTGGGGACGGTGTTTCCCGCGGCGAAACCGCGCGATTTGCAGCTCGTGTGA
- a CDS encoding glycoside hydrolase family 15 protein has protein sequence MPPHHPNPVPGRHISEHGIVGDMGTTALVATDGTVDFMCWPHLDSPTIFAALLDPENGGEFSVEPLLHDARRMQLYVPETNVLITRWMSEEGSVELTDFMPHPEADVRVPRALVRCVRVLRGKVDIHVRCRPRFDYAREVPTVEAYGETAVFHAGKHSLRLSANLPLKLGDGEAEARFSLVPGHDAWFVLGDEEHDPLTTDECEAAFKDTLEAWRRWTRRSNYRGRWRERVDRSALVLKLLTSHKFGSIAAAATFGLPEATGAERNWDYRATWIRDASFTVYAFMRLGYVDEAEKFRAWIEDRVAALDKHSSLRIMYAINGDEAAEEQALSHFAGYAGSVPVRIGNAARTQTQLDIFGELMDSLYLANKYGTAMSHSGWMHVRKMVDHVSRHWRDADEGIWEIRDKPRHFLHSRLMCWVALDRAFRLAGKRSLPGPMVEWAAERDRIAEDIWANFRHPEHGYFVQTKGGTDLDASLLMMPLVRFVSATDPVWLATLDAIRDQLTDDGLVFRYRNADGLEGGEGAFTTCTFWYVECLARAGRLHEAREIMARGVLYSNHLGLFAEELSLRGEQLGNFPQALTHLAFISAAYYLDRQLSNPGGQVWQP, from the coding sequence GTGCCACCACACCACCCGAACCCGGTCCCCGGCCGCCATATCAGTGAACACGGCATCGTCGGCGATATGGGCACCACGGCCCTCGTAGCCACCGATGGCACGGTGGACTTCATGTGCTGGCCGCACCTGGACAGCCCTACGATCTTCGCCGCGCTGCTCGATCCGGAGAATGGCGGCGAGTTCAGTGTTGAACCGCTGCTGCACGACGCGCGGCGGATGCAGCTATACGTCCCCGAGACCAATGTGCTGATCACGCGCTGGATGTCGGAAGAGGGGAGCGTCGAACTCACGGATTTCATGCCGCATCCCGAGGCGGATGTGCGCGTGCCGCGGGCGCTCGTGCGCTGCGTACGCGTGCTACGCGGCAAGGTGGATATCCACGTGCGTTGCCGCCCGCGCTTCGACTATGCGCGGGAGGTGCCGACGGTAGAGGCCTATGGTGAGACCGCCGTGTTCCATGCCGGCAAGCACTCGCTAAGGCTCTCGGCCAACCTGCCCCTGAAGCTCGGTGACGGCGAGGCCGAGGCACGTTTTTCCCTCGTTCCCGGCCACGACGCCTGGTTTGTCCTGGGCGATGAGGAGCACGATCCGCTGACGACGGACGAGTGCGAGGCGGCGTTCAAGGACACGCTCGAAGCGTGGCGCCGCTGGACGCGACGATCGAACTACCGGGGCCGCTGGCGCGAACGCGTGGATCGGTCGGCCCTGGTGTTGAAGCTGCTTACCTCGCACAAGTTCGGCTCCATCGCCGCGGCGGCGACGTTCGGCTTGCCCGAAGCAACCGGCGCGGAGCGGAACTGGGATTACCGGGCGACGTGGATTCGGGATGCCTCGTTTACGGTGTATGCGTTCATGCGTCTTGGCTATGTTGATGAGGCCGAGAAGTTCCGCGCCTGGATCGAGGATCGCGTCGCTGCGCTCGATAAGCATTCCTCGCTGCGGATCATGTACGCGATCAATGGCGACGAGGCAGCGGAAGAGCAGGCGCTATCTCACTTCGCGGGTTACGCCGGCTCGGTACCGGTGCGTATCGGTAACGCTGCGCGCACGCAGACCCAGCTGGATATCTTCGGCGAGCTGATGGATAGCCTGTACCTGGCCAACAAGTACGGCACCGCGATGAGCCACAGCGGCTGGATGCACGTGCGCAAGATGGTCGATCACGTATCGCGGCACTGGCGTGACGCCGACGAGGGCATTTGGGAAATCCGCGACAAGCCGCGGCATTTCCTGCATTCGCGGTTGATGTGCTGGGTAGCGCTGGATCGGGCGTTCCGGCTCGCCGGCAAGCGCTCGCTGCCCGGGCCGATGGTGGAGTGGGCGGCGGAGCGCGATCGTATCGCCGAGGATATCTGGGCGAATTTCAGGCACCCGGAGCACGGGTATTTCGTGCAGACCAAGGGCGGCACCGATCTCGACGCCTCATTGCTGATGATGCCGCTGGTGCGCTTCGTCTCCGCGACCGACCCGGTGTGGCTCGCGACCCTGGATGCGATCCGCGATCAGTTGACCGACGACGGTCTGGTGTTCCGCTACCGCAACGCGGATGGCCTCGAGGGCGGGGAGGGTGCGTTCACCACGTGTACGTTCTGGTACGTCGAGTGCCTGGCGCGTGCGGGCCGGTTGCACGAGGCACGGGAAATCATGGCGCGCGGGGTGTTGTACTCGAACCACCTGGGCCTGTTTGCCGAGGAACTCAGCCTGCGTGGTGAGCAGCTGGGTAATTTCCCGCAGGCGCTTACCCATCTGGCGTTCATCAGTGCAGCGTACTACCTCGACCGGCAGCTATCGAATCCGGGTGGGCAGGTTTGGCAGCCCTGA
- a CDS encoding class I SAM-dependent DNA methyltransferase, translating into MPKTYDQAYFDKWYRSADHAVRSTAELTRKVSMVLGQAEFYLGHPVRNVLDVGCGEAPWRAVLRRLRPGIEYRGLEASEYAVARYGRSRNIGYARFGQLAELRFDTRFDLIVCTDVLHYLKPAEIRAGLTGISEMAEGLAFLECYTREDDPGGDREAFFGRSAGWYRGEFEKVGLIPVGSQCYASPRLARMVASLERL; encoded by the coding sequence ATGCCCAAGACCTACGACCAGGCCTATTTCGACAAGTGGTACCGCAGCGCGGACCATGCCGTGCGCTCCACCGCGGAACTGACCCGCAAGGTGAGCATGGTGCTGGGCCAGGCCGAGTTCTATCTTGGACACCCCGTCCGCAACGTGCTCGATGTGGGCTGCGGCGAGGCGCCGTGGCGCGCCGTGCTGCGCCGCCTTCGGCCCGGCATCGAATACCGCGGCCTGGAAGCCAGCGAATACGCCGTGGCCCGCTATGGCCGCTCGCGTAACATCGGTTACGCCCGCTTCGGCCAGCTGGCCGAGCTGCGCTTCGACACGCGCTTCGACCTGATCGTGTGCACGGACGTGCTCCACTACCTGAAGCCGGCCGAGATCCGCGCCGGCCTGACCGGCATCAGCGAGATGGCCGAGGGTCTGGCCTTCCTGGAGTGCTACACGCGTGAAGACGACCCGGGTGGCGACCGCGAGGCGTTCTTTGGCCGCAGCGCTGGCTGGTACCGGGGCGAGTTCGAAAAGGTCGGGCTCATCCCCGTGGGCTCGCAGTGCTACGCCAGCCCGCGGCTGGCGCGCATGGTGGCCTCGCTCGAGCGGCTCTAG
- a CDS encoding DUF5916 domain-containing protein gives MRRRFTAFLALALATTAAHAEVVIDGHIDPAEWQGAQHITDFRQTQPRTGKPGSQPTEAWVLSTPKGLAVAIRVTQSPDIPRSRQAARRDEDALVDRINVMVDFDGDGRTGFDFEVKSTGGIADEVITNESDFSYDWDGIWDHAVSEDENGYSVEVLIPWYVAQMRKPEGDTRTIGLYIDRVIGSTGERMAWPAVSFDQGRFLSVFNKVRMPAYTQSLFAVTPYVVGKVEHGHGGASFQEGADILWKPNGQTQLTATLNPDFGQVESDDLVVNFSPEETFFTDKRPFFTENQGIFDFSLLDDDSQLVYTRRVGGEADDGHGPADISAAVKVNGSVGQTSYGILTAQEKGDAGRTFGALRLLRTVDTQSFGMLATRVNHPYLDRDANVLGLDHRWQPNEAFNITSNVVGSKIDQPQANSSGLGATSIAYWQMNDTWAQQWLGMYFGHRLDIDDFGYLPRNDMEYLHWEVRQRVTSMPADSAYTSLLWRYRISALDNTEGLTVHRRFRVQLNANRKDGGMEQWRLDSFTASYDDLLTRGGNPVHNPPTAKLYYERERPRIGRWSWEAEGFISGNELSGFHRLGYYFKFVPTYFITDAFSVFAGASYEWDPNWLIWQHDNLVGSFDGRTVGIDSGLNWNFGNRQELRVKLQTLAVGAKLRGAYQISPTGHATPSDEPIDGLGVANLGFQVRYRYEIAPLSNLYIVYNRGGYEQDTNDEVDSQFRHGFSLKDVNEGLVKVAYRLEF, from the coding sequence ATGCGCCGCCGCTTTACCGCTTTCCTTGCCCTGGCCCTTGCCACCACCGCCGCCCACGCGGAGGTGGTGATCGATGGCCATATCGACCCGGCCGAGTGGCAGGGCGCGCAGCACATCACCGATTTCCGCCAGACCCAGCCGCGTACCGGCAAGCCGGGTTCGCAGCCGACCGAAGCCTGGGTGTTGTCGACGCCAAAGGGCCTCGCCGTGGCCATTCGTGTCACCCAGTCGCCTGACATTCCACGCTCGCGCCAGGCGGCGCGCCGCGATGAAGATGCGCTGGTCGACCGCATCAACGTGATGGTGGATTTCGATGGCGATGGCCGCACCGGGTTCGATTTCGAGGTGAAATCCACCGGCGGCATCGCCGACGAAGTGATCACCAACGAATCCGACTTCAGCTACGACTGGGATGGCATCTGGGACCACGCCGTCAGCGAGGATGAAAACGGCTACAGCGTGGAAGTGCTGATCCCGTGGTACGTCGCGCAGATGCGCAAGCCCGAAGGCGATACGCGCACGATCGGCCTGTATATCGACCGCGTCATTGGCAGCACCGGCGAGCGTATGGCGTGGCCGGCGGTGAGCTTCGACCAGGGGCGCTTCCTGTCGGTGTTCAACAAGGTGCGGATGCCGGCGTACACGCAATCGCTGTTCGCCGTGACGCCGTACGTCGTGGGCAAGGTGGAGCACGGCCATGGCGGTGCGTCGTTCCAGGAAGGCGCCGATATCCTGTGGAAGCCGAACGGCCAGACTCAGCTCACCGCTACGCTTAACCCCGACTTCGGGCAGGTGGAAAGCGACGACCTCGTCGTGAACTTCTCGCCGGAAGAAACCTTCTTTACGGACAAGCGCCCGTTCTTTACCGAAAACCAGGGCATCTTCGATTTCAGCCTGCTCGATGACGATTCGCAGCTGGTGTATACGCGCCGCGTCGGCGGCGAGGCGGATGATGGTCACGGCCCGGCCGATATTTCGGCGGCGGTGAAGGTCAACGGCAGCGTCGGCCAGACCAGCTACGGCATCCTCACGGCGCAGGAGAAGGGCGATGCCGGCCGCACCTTTGGCGCGCTACGCCTGCTGCGTACCGTGGATACGCAGAGCTTCGGCATGCTGGCGACGCGAGTGAACCACCCGTACCTCGATCGCGATGCCAATGTTCTCGGCCTGGATCACCGCTGGCAGCCGAACGAGGCGTTCAACATCACCAGCAACGTGGTGGGCAGCAAGATCGACCAGCCGCAGGCGAATAGCTCGGGGCTGGGCGCCACCTCCATCGCGTATTGGCAGATGAATGATACGTGGGCCCAGCAGTGGCTCGGCATGTACTTCGGCCACCGTCTGGATATCGACGATTTTGGCTACCTGCCGCGCAACGACATGGAATACCTGCACTGGGAAGTGCGTCAGCGCGTCACCAGCATGCCGGCGGATTCAGCGTACACGTCGTTGTTGTGGCGCTATCGCATCTCGGCGCTGGACAACACCGAAGGCCTCACGGTGCATCGCCGCTTCCGCGTCCAGCTCAATGCCAACCGCAAGGACGGCGGCATGGAGCAGTGGCGCCTCGACAGCTTCACGGCCTCCTACGACGATCTGCTCACCCGTGGCGGCAACCCGGTGCATAACCCGCCCACGGCGAAGCTTTACTACGAACGCGAACGCCCGCGCATCGGGCGCTGGAGCTGGGAGGCCGAGGGTTTTATCAGCGGTAACGAGCTCAGCGGTTTCCATCGCCTTGGGTATTACTTCAAGTTCGTCCCCACGTACTTCATCACCGATGCGTTCAGCGTCTTCGCTGGCGCGAGCTACGAGTGGGACCCGAACTGGCTGATCTGGCAGCACGACAATCTCGTGGGCTCGTTCGATGGCCGTACCGTCGGCATCGATAGCGGCCTGAACTGGAACTTCGGGAACCGCCAGGAACTGCGCGTGAAGCTGCAGACGCTGGCCGTGGGCGCGAAGCTGCGTGGCGCGTATCAGATCAGTCCCACCGGCCACGCCACACCCAGCGACGAACCGATCGACGGGCTGGGCGTCGCCAACCTCGGCTTCCAGGTGCGCTACCGCTATGAGATCGCGCCCCTATCGAACCTGTACATCGTCTACAACCGCGGCGGTTACGAGCAGGATACGAACGATGAGGTGGATTCGCAGTTCCGCCACGGCTTCTCGCTGAAGGACGTGAACGAAGGCCTGGTGAAGGTCGCCTACCGGTTGGAGTTCTAG
- a CDS encoding CPBP family intramembrane glutamic endopeptidase, whose product MANDPAFPPLPTATLPEAAPRRPGPGWAETILIIAAYFALQFGVGGALGYLSQTLARLFPDAVPGQGDRLVIVVILTLASAAAITLWLVVQRWGALLRSGGPEGFGFTPPTGGQMLFGAVMGIIAPLVGGLLTQLLAGDHTVSQSVSDLADSAHVGMRVALLPVAVLVGPLVEEVLFRGALLALLRTRFGDGWAIAVSSVFFGVIHLPDLGGLWYAVPNLILVGAFCAWLRVQSRSIWPAFACHAANNALATMVWFT is encoded by the coding sequence ATGGCTAACGATCCTGCATTTCCGCCCCTGCCCACCGCTACCCTGCCCGAGGCCGCACCACGCCGCCCGGGGCCGGGCTGGGCCGAGACCATTCTCATCATCGCAGCGTACTTCGCCCTCCAGTTCGGCGTGGGCGGCGCGCTGGGCTACCTTTCGCAGACGCTTGCCCGGCTGTTCCCCGACGCCGTCCCCGGCCAGGGCGACCGGCTGGTTATCGTCGTGATCCTCACCCTCGCGAGCGCCGCCGCCATCACCCTTTGGCTGGTGGTCCAGCGTTGGGGCGCCCTGCTTCGCTCCGGCGGCCCGGAAGGGTTCGGCTTCACCCCGCCAACGGGTGGCCAGATGCTGTTTGGCGCCGTGATGGGCATCATCGCCCCGCTGGTCGGCGGCTTGCTCACCCAACTGCTGGCAGGCGATCACACGGTCAGCCAGTCCGTCAGCGACCTGGCTGACAGCGCCCATGTCGGCATGCGCGTCGCGCTCTTACCGGTGGCGGTCCTGGTCGGCCCGCTGGTCGAGGAAGTGCTGTTCCGCGGCGCCCTTCTTGCCCTGCTTCGCACGCGTTTTGGCGATGGCTGGGCCATCGCCGTGTCGTCTGTGTTCTTCGGTGTCATCCACCTGCCGGACCTTGGCGGTCTTTGGTACGCCGTGCCGAACCTGATCCTTGTCGGTGCCTTCTGCGCCTGGCTGCGCGTCCAGAGCCGCTCGATCTGGCCGGCTTTCGCCTGCCACGCCGCCAATAACGCGCTGGCCACGATGGTCTGGTTTACCTAG
- a CDS encoding LysR family transcriptional regulator encodes MRSGLTELEAVLAVARHGSFRAAAAELEMSTSALSQSVAALEARLGTRLFHRTTRSVRLTDAGVRFVDDVGPAVSGIRDAMARAGETSDELVGSLRLNTSTGAARRLMQPLLIPYMQRYPRVQLELVTEARMIDIVRDGYDAGFRTTDIVPGDMVAVPLGPRIRHLVVGSPDYFARHGRPESPGDLARHTSVRARMASGHIYHWEFERHGEALSVDVPGHVTLDEPHLLRAAALAGIGLVYLSEYDVEADIAAGRLESVLGEWTPPFDRLALYYPGRRHVPATLRALIDLIRETN; translated from the coding sequence ATGCGCAGTGGCCTGACCGAACTCGAAGCCGTGCTGGCCGTGGCCCGCCACGGCAGCTTCCGCGCGGCGGCAGCCGAGCTGGAGATGTCCACCTCGGCCTTGAGCCAGTCCGTTGCCGCCCTGGAAGCCCGGCTGGGCACCCGCCTGTTCCACCGCACTACGCGCAGCGTCCGCCTGACTGACGCCGGTGTGCGCTTCGTCGACGACGTCGGTCCGGCCGTCTCCGGTATCCGCGATGCCATGGCCCGGGCGGGCGAAACCAGCGACGAACTGGTCGGCAGCCTGCGCCTGAACACGTCGACGGGCGCGGCCCGCCGGCTCATGCAACCGCTGCTCATTCCCTACATGCAGCGTTATCCGCGCGTGCAACTGGAACTGGTGACCGAGGCCCGGATGATCGACATCGTCCGTGATGGCTATGACGCCGGCTTCCGCACCACCGATATCGTCCCGGGGGATATGGTGGCCGTGCCGTTGGGGCCACGGATCCGCCACCTGGTGGTGGGTTCCCCGGACTATTTCGCGCGGCATGGCCGGCCGGAATCGCCGGGAGACCTCGCCCGGCACACCTCGGTTCGGGCCCGAATGGCCTCGGGCCATATCTACCACTGGGAGTTCGAGCGCCACGGCGAGGCGTTGAGCGTGGACGTGCCGGGCCATGTGACCCTGGATGAGCCGCACTTGCTCCGCGCGGCGGCCCTGGCCGGCATCGGACTGGTCTACCTCAGCGAGTACGACGTCGAAGCCGATATCGCGGCCGGACGGCTGGAAAGCGTCCTGGGCGAATGGACCCCGCCTTTCGACCGCCTGGCCCTGTACTACCCCGGCCGGCGCCACGTGCCCGCGACGCTGCGGGCCCTGATCGACCTCATCAGGGAAACGAACTAG
- a CDS encoding DUF1800 domain-containing protein, translating to MRSFLSACLATLLCLPAAAMAADKPLSQEDVAWLDRVTFGADSATVASYRDLGRRRFLQAQLHPKGDGLPQPIATQIAGFDVMKTPADTLLAQVRDQYRDIKDMPDGDAKQEARKALQKQGNQYAQQAQAAELLRAVYDENQLREQMVWFWLNHFSVFQNKGRVRWLVADYAQNTIRPHALGKFRDLVMATLKSPAMLEYLDNAQNARDKINENYARELMELHTLGVNSGYSQADVQSLARVLTGVGVNFDGQPRKLRPDMRQYYVQEGVFEFNPNRHDFSDQVLLGKTIKGGGFDEVEKAVDLIVSQPACATFVSTKLAKYFVSDNPPPSLIAAMAKTFRRSDGDIAEVMDTMLTSKEFIASLGKRYKDPTQFLVSTMRLAYDGKPVENPRPLVNWINQLGQAPFGRITPDGWPTVDSEWSSSGQIAKRFEIARAIGSGANHLFDLDEAGTRSIGGFPQLTTPTYYATIEPTLGPKTRNALSQATSQQEWNTFLLSSPEFNYR from the coding sequence ATGCGTTCGTTCCTTTCGGCCTGCCTGGCCACCCTGCTCTGCCTGCCGGCAGCCGCCATGGCCGCCGACAAGCCCCTCAGCCAGGAAGACGTGGCCTGGCTCGATCGCGTCACGTTCGGCGCGGATAGCGCCACGGTAGCGAGCTATCGCGACCTCGGCCGACGCCGTTTCCTGCAGGCGCAACTCCATCCGAAGGGCGACGGGCTGCCGCAGCCCATCGCCACCCAGATCGCTGGGTTCGATGTGATGAAGACACCGGCCGATACCTTGCTCGCGCAGGTCCGCGACCAGTACCGCGATATCAAGGACATGCCCGACGGCGATGCGAAGCAAGAGGCGCGCAAAGCGCTGCAAAAGCAGGGCAATCAGTACGCCCAGCAGGCGCAGGCCGCGGAACTGTTGCGCGCCGTTTACGATGAAAACCAGCTGCGCGAACAAATGGTCTGGTTCTGGCTGAACCACTTCAGCGTGTTCCAGAACAAGGGTCGCGTTCGCTGGCTGGTGGCCGACTACGCCCAGAACACCATCCGCCCGCATGCACTGGGCAAGTTCCGCGACCTGGTGATGGCGACACTGAAGAGCCCCGCCATGCTCGAATACCTCGACAACGCACAGAACGCCCGCGACAAGATCAACGAGAACTACGCGCGCGAACTGATGGAGCTGCATACGCTGGGTGTCAACAGCGGTTACAGCCAGGCGGATGTGCAAAGCCTCGCGCGCGTGCTCACGGGCGTTGGCGTCAACTTCGACGGCCAGCCGCGCAAGCTCCGCCCCGACATGCGCCAGTACTACGTCCAGGAAGGCGTCTTCGAGTTCAACCCCAACCGCCACGACTTCAGCGACCAGGTATTGCTCGGCAAGACGATCAAGGGCGGTGGCTTCGACGAAGTGGAAAAGGCCGTCGACCTGATCGTTAGCCAGCCCGCCTGCGCTACGTTTGTTTCCACCAAGCTCGCGAAGTACTTCGTTTCGGATAACCCTCCACCCTCGCTGATCGCAGCCATGGCGAAGACCTTCCGCCGCAGCGACGGCGATATCGCGGAAGTGATGGATACGATGCTGACCTCGAAGGAGTTCATCGCATCGCTGGGTAAACGTTACAAGGACCCGACCCAGTTCCTCGTCTCCACCATGCGCCTGGCGTACGACGGCAAGCCGGTCGAGAACCCGCGCCCCCTGGTGAACTGGATTAACCAGCTCGGCCAGGCGCCGTTCGGGCGGATTACCCCCGATGGCTGGCCCACGGTCGATTCCGAATGGTCGAGCTCGGGGCAGATCGCCAAGCGCTTCGAGATCGCCCGCGCGATCGGCAGCGGTGCCAACCACCTGTTTGATCTGGATGAGGCGGGGACGCGCAGCATCGGCGGCTTCCCGCAACTCACCACGCCGACGTACTACGCGACGATCGAGCCCACGCTCGGCCCGAAGACGCGCAACGCTCTCTCGCAAGCGACCTCGCAGCAGGAGTGGAACACCTTCCTGCTCTCGTCGCCCGAATTCAATTACCGCTGA
- a CDS encoding hemolysin family protein, which yields MFAFDWLADPSAWAGLLTLIVLEIVLGIDNLVFVAILADKLPARQRDHARLLGLGLALVMRLCLLAAMSWLVTLTQPLFQWNGFGLSWRDLILLIGGAFLLFKATLELHERLEAGDDHEGKGARKASFWLTVAQIVILDAVFSLDSVITAVGMVDHLSIMMVGVCVAMALMITASKPLTAFVNARPTVVILCLSFLLMIGFSLIAEGFGFHIPKGYLYAAIGFSIMIEVFNQTMRRNRRRSLLLGGRIMRDRTAKAVLRLLGGSVDEEGEGKKAPDAEQAEPSVFGKDELEMVQGVLDLSQRPVRSIMTPRTEIVWVDPSDELPNLLTEARESPHHWMLVANGDLDELVGVTSSRDLLASLTEHGRLVTETAVRKPITVLESLSVLRLIDEFRRAPLQVALVVDEYGSILGLVTPADVLETIAGEFPHESGEGDPSAVSEPDGAWLLDASLDVRRVEHLLGHRLPGANEGNFATLAGFVLQQLGRLPGVGDTFESERLAFEVTAMEGARIQRVRVLALPPLDD from the coding sequence ATGTTTGCATTTGACTGGTTAGCCGACCCATCGGCCTGGGCAGGTCTTCTCACGCTGATCGTGCTGGAGATCGTCCTCGGTATCGACAACCTCGTGTTCGTCGCGATCCTCGCCGACAAACTTCCCGCCCGCCAGCGCGATCACGCGCGGCTGTTGGGCCTTGGCCTCGCGCTGGTCATGCGCCTGTGCCTGCTGGCCGCCATGTCCTGGCTGGTCACGCTCACCCAGCCGCTGTTCCAGTGGAATGGCTTCGGGCTGTCCTGGCGCGACCTCATCCTGCTGATCGGTGGTGCCTTCCTGTTGTTCAAGGCCACTTTGGAGCTGCACGAGCGGCTCGAGGCGGGCGACGATCACGAAGGCAAGGGCGCGCGCAAGGCCAGTTTCTGGCTGACCGTGGCGCAGATCGTCATCCTCGATGCCGTGTTCTCGCTCGACTCGGTGATTACCGCGGTCGGCATGGTCGACCACCTGTCGATCATGATGGTCGGCGTGTGCGTGGCCATGGCGCTGATGATCACCGCGAGCAAGCCGCTCACGGCGTTCGTGAACGCGCGGCCCACCGTGGTCATCCTGTGCCTGTCCTTCCTGCTGATGATCGGCTTCAGCCTGATCGCCGAAGGCTTCGGCTTCCATATTCCCAAGGGTTATCTGTACGCCGCGATCGGCTTCTCGATCATGATCGAGGTGTTCAACCAGACGATGCGTCGCAACCGTCGCCGCTCGTTGCTGCTCGGCGGCCGGATCATGCGTGACCGGACCGCCAAGGCCGTGCTGCGCCTGCTGGGCGGTAGCGTGGACGAGGAGGGCGAAGGCAAGAAGGCGCCTGACGCCGAGCAGGCTGAGCCCTCGGTCTTTGGCAAGGACGAGCTGGAGATGGTGCAGGGCGTGCTGGATCTGTCCCAGCGGCCGGTCCGTTCCATCATGACCCCGCGTACCGAGATCGTCTGGGTCGATCCCTCCGACGAACTGCCGAACCTGCTCACCGAGGCGCGGGAATCCCCGCACCACTGGATGCTGGTCGCCAACGGCGACCTCGACGAGCTCGTGGGGGTCACCTCGTCGCGCGATTTGCTAGCGAGCCTCACCGAACACGGTCGTCTCGTTACCGAAACCGCCGTGCGCAAGCCGATCACCGTGCTCGAATCGCTAAGCGTGCTGCGCCTCATCGATGAGTTCCGCCGCGCGCCGCTGCAGGTGGCGCTGGTCGTCGATGAATACGGCAGCATCCTCGGCCTGGTGACCCCGGCCGATGTGCTCGAAACGATTGCCGGTGAGTTTCCGCACGAAAGCGGCGAGGGCGATCCCTCGGCGGTCAGCGAGCCGGACGGCGCGTGGCTGCTTGATGCCAGCCTGGACGTGCGCCGGGTGGAACATCTGTTGGGTCACCGCCTGCCGGGTGCCAACGAAGGCAACTTCGCCACGCTGGCCGGCTTCGTGCTCCAGCAGTTGGGCCGCCTGCCGGGCGTGGGCGACACCTTCGAAAGCGAACGCCTTGCCTTCGAGGTCACCGCGATGGAAGGCGCCCGCATCCAGCGCGTCCGCGTGCTGGCCCTGCCACCGCTGGACGACTGA
- a CDS encoding helix-turn-helix transcriptional regulator gives MSESGLSNRLKVLRAERDLTQADLADQVGTTRKSINAIEAGRMVPSTLLALKLARALGVPVEAIFELA, from the coding sequence GTGAGCGAGAGCGGCCTCTCCAACCGCCTGAAGGTGCTGCGGGCGGAACGCGACCTGACCCAGGCCGACCTGGCCGATCAGGTCGGCACCACGCGCAAATCCATCAATGCCATCGAGGCCGGCCGCATGGTGCCTTCCACCCTGCTCGCCCTGAAGTTGGCACGCGCGCTCGGCGTGCCCGTCGAGGCCATCTTCGAACTGGCCTAG